A genome region from Opitutales bacterium includes the following:
- a CDS encoding KpsF/GutQ family sugar-phosphate isomerase: MNNPDPALLSGQTALDRVIDGLTHVRARVGDSFSAAVEAIESAAGKVVVCGIGKSGLIGQKLAATFSSVGKPAFFLHAVEALHGDLGAVSAGDVALLISNSGSTEIVALIPFLKQRGVPTIAITGKADTPLGELSDICLEAGVPNECDDDGIVPSASTSAALALGDALAIAFKQSQAVSREDFAKNHPGGQLGRNLCLRVADVMQPTEKVAVVEAATGLRELVIQLTDHPQGAALVKHLDGTLAGIITDGDVRRALQSVDDVFALTAEQLMTGSPLSVAPKTLLVEAIRIMEHRPRQISVLPVVDEAQTILGLLRIHDVYPHR, encoded by the coding sequence GTGAACAATCCTGATCCAGCTCTCCTTTCCGGGCAAACCGCTCTTGATCGCGTCATCGATGGGCTCACCCACGTGCGTGCGCGCGTCGGGGATTCTTTCAGTGCTGCTGTTGAGGCTATCGAATCCGCAGCCGGCAAAGTGGTGGTGTGTGGTATCGGAAAGTCCGGCCTGATCGGCCAGAAACTGGCCGCAACTTTCTCTAGTGTCGGCAAACCGGCCTTTTTTCTGCATGCTGTTGAGGCTCTACACGGTGACTTGGGAGCCGTATCAGCGGGTGATGTGGCCTTGCTTATCTCTAACAGTGGATCCACCGAAATTGTGGCGCTTATTCCTTTTTTGAAGCAGCGGGGCGTCCCCACAATAGCCATCACTGGCAAGGCTGACACACCGCTGGGTGAATTATCTGATATCTGTCTCGAAGCTGGTGTGCCGAACGAGTGCGATGATGATGGAATTGTCCCCTCGGCGAGCACCAGTGCGGCCTTAGCATTGGGCGATGCCTTAGCGATCGCCTTTAAACAAAGCCAGGCCGTCAGCCGGGAAGATTTCGCCAAGAATCATCCGGGTGGCCAATTGGGTCGTAACCTTTGTCTACGCGTCGCTGATGTCATGCAGCCCACAGAAAAGGTCGCAGTGGTCGAGGCAGCTACTGGCCTGCGCGAACTCGTGATCCAACTCACAGATCACCCTCAGGGCGCGGCTCTAGTCAAACACCTCGACGGGACCTTAGCGGGTATCATTACTGATGGTGATGTGCGCCGTGCTTTGCAGTCTGTCGATGACGTGTTTGCGCTCACGGCCGAACAGCTCATGACGGGCTCGCCGCTTTCGGTGGCCCCCAAGACGCTCCTCGTCGAAGCGATCCGCATCATGGAGCACCGTCCCCGACAGATTTCTGTCCTACCGGTCGTGGATGAAGCCCAGACCATCCTCGGTTTACTGAGGATACACGATGTTTATCCGCATCGATGA
- a CDS encoding glycosyltransferase family 2 protein: protein MISVIIRTYNEERLIGALLDGVASQTDTGKVEVILVDSGSTDQTVPIAREHGARVVEISKDAFSFGRSCNVGCAQARGEFAVFVSGHCVPASEDWLKNLVAPFEDPKVAVSYGRQLPGLTTRFSEGRVFEKYFPETGKNEQFPFFSNNANCAIRLHLWDRFPYDEALTGLEDMAFAKQCFEGGYQVHYSPEAAVYHIHDETWRQVFRRYEREAFAIKEIIPHMRLSYRDALFYTLVAVGADLFKLGRRAWRPKALLSVFFYRSC from the coding sequence ATGATCAGCGTCATCATCAGGACCTATAATGAGGAGCGCTTAATCGGTGCTCTGTTAGACGGCGTTGCCTCCCAAACGGACACAGGGAAGGTCGAAGTTATCCTGGTGGATTCGGGTAGTACCGATCAAACCGTTCCCATCGCCAGAGAGCACGGCGCACGTGTGGTTGAGATCTCAAAGGACGCTTTTAGCTTTGGGAGAAGCTGCAATGTTGGCTGCGCTCAAGCACGAGGGGAGTTCGCGGTTTTCGTCAGCGGTCATTGTGTCCCGGCGTCAGAGGACTGGCTCAAAAATTTAGTGGCACCCTTTGAAGACCCCAAAGTCGCCGTCAGCTACGGACGCCAATTACCAGGACTCACCACACGCTTTAGCGAGGGCCGTGTCTTTGAAAAATATTTTCCCGAAACGGGCAAAAACGAGCAGTTCCCCTTCTTTAGCAATAATGCCAATTGCGCTATCCGCCTCCATCTATGGGACCGGTTTCCTTACGACGAGGCGCTCACGGGCTTGGAGGACATGGCTTTTGCCAAGCAATGCTTCGAGGGGGGATATCAAGTTCACTATAGCCCTGAAGCTGCTGTCTACCACATCCATGATGAAACTTGGCGACAGGTATTCCGCCGCTACGAACGCGAGGCATTTGCCATAAAGGAAATCATTCCTCACATGCGCTTGTCATACCGAGACGCACTGTTTTACACCCTGGTCGCTGTGGGAGCAGATCTCTTTAAACTGGGCAGACGGGCATGGCGCCCCAAGGCGCTGCTGTCGGTATTTTTTTATCGCAGTTGCTAA
- a CDS encoding glycerate kinase, which translates to MPDSILIAFDKFKDSMTAAEVTEIVAGKVRKRWPEAKVHTTPLTDGGEGFAEILTHQVGGSLETINVRGPRFEPLEAQLGWVQVSQLPDAAQLLLAFPASVERLAVVEMAQASGIQSVPIDARDARHTTTLGTGQTLFHAAFQKADAILLGVGGSATSDMGLGALQVMGFELLDATGAAIENFTPAAIERIATIRPPKTRLTIPVRIACDVTNPLTGPNGAAHVFGPQKGLSQDFIPSFDQEIGRVGALLAKACGLPEDQSSLPGDGAAGGIAYGLRVALEAQIVPGFDLVRSWLQLDTRLAEADLVFTGEGKWDSSSLDGKGPFSVIEAVMDRSMDVYLIGGVVEAEAAKSVQSKMKGTLNTLELRNPEWSLPKNLENGPERLRELLKL; encoded by the coding sequence ATGCCCGATTCCATCCTCATCGCTTTCGACAAGTTTAAAGACTCGATGACTGCCGCGGAAGTCACAGAAATCGTAGCTGGCAAGGTGCGGAAACGCTGGCCGGAAGCTAAGGTGCATACCACCCCCCTAACCGACGGTGGTGAAGGCTTCGCCGAGATATTGACCCATCAGGTGGGCGGCTCTCTCGAAACCATCAACGTAAGGGGGCCTCGTTTTGAGCCGCTAGAAGCTCAGTTAGGCTGGGTGCAGGTAAGTCAACTTCCAGATGCGGCCCAGTTGCTCTTAGCCTTTCCGGCTTCCGTCGAACGCCTTGCAGTCGTCGAAATGGCCCAGGCTTCAGGAATCCAGTCCGTGCCCATCGATGCCCGTGACGCCCGACACACCACCACGTTGGGGACAGGACAGACGCTGTTCCACGCAGCGTTTCAAAAAGCAGATGCCATCCTGCTTGGAGTTGGCGGGAGCGCCACAAGCGATATGGGACTGGGAGCCCTTCAAGTCATGGGCTTCGAGCTGTTGGACGCAACCGGCGCGGCAATAGAAAACTTCACTCCGGCAGCTATTGAGCGGATCGCCACGATTCGCCCGCCTAAGACGCGGCTTACCATCCCTGTCCGCATCGCCTGCGATGTGACAAACCCTTTGACCGGACCGAACGGAGCGGCTCATGTCTTCGGGCCACAAAAGGGCTTATCACAGGATTTCATCCCCAGTTTTGATCAGGAAATCGGTCGAGTGGGCGCCCTCCTCGCCAAAGCCTGTGGCCTCCCGGAGGACCAGTCCTCCCTGCCGGGCGACGGCGCAGCAGGGGGCATCGCCTATGGCTTGCGCGTCGCACTCGAGGCTCAGATTGTCCCCGGTTTCGATCTAGTCCGCAGTTGGCTCCAGCTCGACACCCGTCTCGCCGAGGCAGACCTGGTCTTTACAGGCGAGGGCAAATGGGATAGTAGCTCTTTGGATGGAAAAGGTCCGTTTTCCGTGATCGAAGCCGTCATGGACCGATCAATGGATGTCTATCTGATCGGCGGTGTCGTCGAAGCGGAAGCCGCTAAAAGTGTCCAAAGTAAAATGAAGGGAACCCTCAACACCCTCGAACTCCGCAACCCAGAATGGAGCCTGCCCAAGAATTTGGAGAATGGACCCGAGCGTTTGCGGGAGTTGTTGAAGTTGTAG
- a CDS encoding SDR family oxidoreductase, with amino-acid sequence MKKAVIITGALGGIGKELYRTFKESKFEVIGLDKAAVDAGDGNLLRVDIAQCAESPASRDRLIARIREILNTREMSLIGLVNNAAVQNLGGVDSLTHAAWDETLKVNLLAPFFLSQAFLPELEGNQGAVINISSIHESLTKKNFVAYATSKAALSGLTRAMAVDLGARVRVNAICPAAIETSMLKAGFEGNPDGYEALKKVHPVDRIGTPHEVAKLCLYLVCEAPGFLTGSTIGMDGGVASRLHDPA; translated from the coding sequence ATGAAAAAGGCCGTTATCATCACCGGCGCTTTAGGCGGCATCGGCAAGGAGCTTTACCGCACCTTCAAAGAATCGAAATTTGAAGTCATCGGTCTCGATAAAGCCGCCGTGGACGCGGGCGACGGCAACCTCCTGCGCGTGGACATTGCACAATGCGCAGAAAGTCCAGCAAGCCGCGACCGACTGATTGCCCGCATCCGCGAAATCCTCAACACCCGCGAGATGAGCTTAATCGGTCTCGTAAACAACGCGGCCGTTCAAAACTTAGGCGGCGTCGACAGCCTAACCCACGCCGCCTGGGACGAGACACTCAAAGTAAACCTGCTAGCACCTTTTTTTCTCTCCCAAGCCTTTCTACCCGAACTTGAAGGCAATCAGGGCGCGGTCATTAATATCTCTAGTATCCACGAAAGCTTAACCAAGAAAAACTTCGTGGCCTATGCTACCTCCAAAGCGGCTTTGTCCGGCTTGACGCGTGCCATGGCTGTCGATCTTGGAGCGCGCGTACGGGTCAACGCCATCTGCCCAGCAGCGATTGAAACTTCAATGCTCAAAGCCGGATTCGAAGGAAATCCGGATGGGTATGAGGCCCTTAAAAAAGTCCACCCTGTCGACCGCATTGGGACGCCTCATGAGGTGGCAAAACTGTGTTTATACCTCGTCTGCGAGGCGCCTGGCTTTCTCACTGGCAGTACCATCGGCATGGATGGGGGCGTCGCTTCTCGGCTGCATGACCCTGCCTAA
- a CDS encoding PIN domain-containing protein: MMTSIGASRFLDTNVLLYAYDQNAPEKRRRAMLYLEQAWNNLGSTAISVQVLQEFHVNAVRMGMDLRELRYLIEDFCHWPVVDNSIDLLGRSMDLYDRWQISLWDALVLAAAEMSGASELISEDLNHEQYYGTVQVINPFRV, encoded by the coding sequence GTGATGACCTCTATCGGCGCTAGTCGTTTCCTTGACACGAATGTCCTGCTCTATGCTTATGACCAGAATGCGCCAGAAAAGCGCCGTAGAGCCATGCTATATCTTGAACAGGCATGGAATAACTTAGGATCGACCGCTATTAGTGTGCAAGTCCTGCAAGAATTTCACGTCAATGCAGTGCGTATGGGTATGGATTTGCGTGAACTTCGCTACCTGATAGAGGATTTTTGTCATTGGCCGGTCGTCGACAACTCCATCGATCTTTTGGGTAGATCAATGGACCTCTATGATCGTTGGCAGATTTCACTCTGGGATGCTTTGGTGCTTGCCGCAGCCGAAATGAGTGGCGCTAGTGAGCTCATCAGTGAGGATCTCAATCATGAACAATACTATGGTACGGTTCAGGTGATTAATCCGTTTAGGGTCTGA
- a CDS encoding glycosyltransferase: MAYRLSALVSTYASESFIAGCLTNLLEQTLYTKGQLEIIVVDSGSPEKEGDIVRKFQANNPHIRYLRTENRETLYQAWNRGAKAAQAPILANANTDDRYLPTALEGFVQVLETRPTCGFVYADALLSQDPEETVADCAERPHPAQDFCAPDLLLHHFPGHQIAWRAQIHRQLGGFDAYFKAAGDYDFFLRLAQVKVGHHIRKPLGLRLFHQDAITLKDHTMAKEHHYVLQTYRAPSVTLSLYAMHGIETTNPLSQFACFMDLAFRSLAFFPQWRPGTFDNDLEFTRLCLNWAEGALAEFEGDPKPYLSILETNRLTREAIQKGTASGSGTWFVPKLDLPAPCSGLAASSEALYDRVFREHGPNDATATDALAKRPYLVSSDKTQTVGADRQDARHWVARSIDYSHYTAASLGIAPDTLTARLLTQVEAGKKIVIWGAGPRGQQLLNCLGSDLQKQVCAFVDSDASKHGHSMSGIPIQSLKTVLKQPESQAFLISTGPIHWKSIMQELTQNGYSKSDIILPSWSSALPGQD; this comes from the coding sequence ATGGCCTATCGACTCTCAGCATTGGTCTCCACCTACGCCTCCGAAAGCTTCATCGCTGGCTGCCTAACAAATTTGCTGGAGCAAACGCTCTATACAAAGGGGCAGCTGGAGATTATCGTCGTGGATAGCGGCTCACCTGAAAAAGAGGGCGACATCGTTCGCAAATTCCAGGCAAACAACCCCCATATTCGCTACCTGCGTACTGAAAATCGTGAAACGCTTTATCAAGCATGGAACCGAGGAGCCAAGGCAGCACAGGCCCCTATCCTAGCAAATGCCAATACCGATGATCGCTACCTGCCCACTGCCCTGGAGGGATTCGTACAGGTTCTAGAAACCCGACCTACATGCGGATTCGTCTACGCCGATGCCCTACTCTCTCAAGACCCTGAGGAAACGGTAGCTGATTGCGCGGAACGACCCCATCCCGCTCAAGACTTCTGCGCGCCAGACCTCCTGCTTCATCATTTCCCAGGGCATCAAATAGCATGGCGAGCCCAAATTCATAGGCAACTCGGTGGCTTCGACGCCTATTTCAAAGCGGCTGGCGATTACGATTTTTTCTTGAGACTGGCTCAGGTAAAAGTTGGCCATCACATCAGAAAACCTCTAGGCCTCCGGCTCTTCCATCAAGACGCCATCACGCTCAAAGACCACACCATGGCCAAGGAACACCACTACGTGCTCCAGACTTACCGCGCGCCCTCTGTGACCCTGAGTCTCTATGCCATGCATGGCATAGAGACTACCAACCCGCTTTCTCAATTCGCATGCTTCATGGACCTCGCATTCCGCAGCTTAGCATTTTTTCCCCAATGGCGACCCGGCACCTTCGACAATGATCTGGAGTTTACTAGGCTATGCCTGAATTGGGCTGAAGGCGCGTTAGCGGAGTTTGAAGGAGATCCGAAGCCCTACCTTTCGATCCTTGAAACCAACCGACTCACACGCGAAGCAATCCAAAAAGGAACAGCATCCGGAAGTGGGACCTGGTTTGTGCCAAAACTGGACCTACCCGCTCCATGCAGCGGCCTAGCAGCATCGTCTGAGGCTTTATACGATAGGGTATTCCGAGAGCATGGGCCAAATGATGCCACAGCCACTGACGCTTTGGCAAAGCGTCCCTACCTTGTTTCTTCGGATAAGACCCAGACGGTAGGGGCGGATCGCCAAGACGCCCGTCATTGGGTGGCGCGATCCATCGATTATTCCCACTACACTGCGGCATCCCTAGGCATAGCGCCCGATACTCTAACGGCGCGCCTCTTAACCCAGGTCGAAGCCGGTAAGAAAATAGTCATCTGGGGCGCCGGCCCCCGCGGCCAACAGTTGCTCAATTGTCTTGGCAGCGACCTTCAAAAGCAGGTATGCGCCTTCGTCGACAGCGACGCCTCAAAGCACGGCCACTCTATGTCAGGCATCCCCATACAATCCCTCAAAACAGTCTTAAAGCAACCGGAGTCCCAGGCATTTTTGATTTCAACGGGCCCAATTCATTGGAAAAGCATCATGCAGGAACTCACACAAAACGGATATTCTAAATCCGACATCATTCTGCCGAGCTGGAGCTCGGCGCTCCCAGGTCAGGATTAA
- a CDS encoding GDP-mannose 4,6-dehydratase has translation MSAELDKPLTVVVTGAAGFIGSHTVERLLEQGHRVIGLDNFDPYYPYVIKQRNLAGALAHPNFTFHVADITRQESLETALTGVDADVMIHLAAKAGVRASLLDPIGVHRTNVDGTQNCLIWAKETQVPQFVFASSSSVYGVNPNVPWRESDAVLRPISPYAASKVCAELLGHTYAALYDMRFVGLRFFTVFGPRQRPDLAIHKFAHRIMAGEPITVFGDGSTRRDYTFIDDIVEGIVAAVHYDAEKYALFNLGNNQTVSLSEMIAMLESALGKEAVKEVLPEQPGDVPQTWADLTRANDGLGYKPKIGFAEGIQHFCQWFREQS, from the coding sequence ATGAGCGCAGAGCTAGATAAGCCGTTGACTGTGGTGGTCACGGGTGCAGCCGGGTTTATCGGATCGCACACGGTAGAGCGTCTGCTTGAACAGGGGCATCGTGTTATCGGGCTCGATAATTTTGATCCGTATTATCCCTATGTCATCAAGCAGCGTAATCTGGCGGGTGCGTTGGCTCATCCGAATTTCACCTTCCACGTCGCCGATATCACGCGCCAAGAATCACTGGAAACCGCGCTGACTGGCGTGGATGCGGATGTCATGATACACCTTGCAGCGAAAGCGGGCGTGCGGGCCAGTCTGCTCGATCCCATCGGCGTGCATCGCACGAATGTGGACGGGACCCAAAACTGCCTGATATGGGCCAAAGAGACCCAAGTGCCTCAGTTTGTCTTTGCGTCGTCGAGTTCTGTTTATGGCGTCAATCCCAACGTGCCCTGGCGCGAGAGTGATGCCGTCCTCCGGCCCATTAGTCCTTATGCCGCAAGTAAGGTCTGCGCTGAACTGCTTGGGCATACGTATGCGGCACTTTATGACATGCGCTTTGTGGGTTTGCGATTCTTTACCGTCTTTGGCCCGCGCCAGCGTCCGGATTTGGCCATCCATAAGTTTGCGCACCGCATTATGGCGGGTGAGCCCATTACTGTTTTCGGGGATGGTTCCACACGGCGCGACTACACTTTTATCGACGATATCGTCGAGGGTATCGTCGCCGCTGTGCACTACGATGCAGAGAAATATGCCCTCTTTAATCTGGGCAATAACCAAACGGTGAGCCTGAGTGAGATGATCGCTATGCTCGAGTCAGCTCTGGGCAAAGAAGCCGTCAAGGAGGTCTTACCGGAGCAGCCTGGGGATGTGCCCCAGACTTGGGCTGATCTCACGCGCGCTAACGACGGTCTCGGCTATAAGCCCAAAATCGGCTTCGCCGAAGGTATCCAACACTTTTGCCAATGGTTTCGTGAACAATCCTGA
- a CDS encoding phosphoglycerate dehydrogenase, translating to MGKTQKILCTCPPMIRQVDRMQDWLKNLGWELTIPEFEQTLTEAELLELVHDFDGWIIGDDPATEAVFRAGKAGRLRAAVKWGAGVDNIDFEGAKNAGIPISHTPGTFGGEVSDVAIGYLIGLARGLFQIDQGVRAGHWPKPAGMSLTGKSVGVLGLGHIGRCLVPKLKALGMDIVGYDPFVTETDTPDIGRAQWPQKIDTLNFVILTCNLTDSNFHIINTAVLDSMNPSAYLINVSRGGLVDESALIQALQGGQIQGAALEVMEHEPLPANSPLRKMDNVVFGSHNSSNTIEAVLRTSRIAIDKLSAFLEESA from the coding sequence ATGGGGAAAACTCAAAAAATTCTCTGCACCTGTCCACCGATGATCCGACAGGTGGATCGCATGCAGGACTGGCTCAAAAATTTGGGCTGGGAGCTGACCATTCCTGAATTTGAGCAGACCCTGACCGAAGCCGAGCTGCTGGAGTTGGTTCACGACTTCGATGGCTGGATCATCGGAGACGACCCGGCCACCGAGGCTGTCTTTCGAGCTGGAAAAGCAGGTCGCCTAAGGGCCGCAGTCAAGTGGGGAGCAGGCGTCGATAATATAGACTTTGAGGGAGCCAAGAACGCGGGCATTCCCATCAGCCACACCCCCGGCACGTTTGGAGGAGAAGTGTCCGACGTGGCAATCGGCTACCTCATCGGCTTGGCGCGCGGATTATTCCAGATCGATCAAGGCGTGCGTGCGGGACACTGGCCCAAGCCCGCGGGCATGAGCCTCACCGGCAAAAGCGTTGGGGTGCTCGGCCTAGGGCACATTGGCCGCTGCCTTGTCCCCAAACTCAAAGCGCTGGGTATGGATATCGTGGGCTACGACCCCTTCGTCACCGAAACCGACACTCCGGACATCGGCAGAGCTCAGTGGCCTCAAAAAATAGATACGCTCAATTTTGTTATCCTGACCTGCAATCTGACCGATTCAAATTTCCACATCATCAACACCGCCGTCCTCGACTCTATGAATCCCAGCGCCTACTTGATCAACGTAAGCCGGGGCGGACTTGTTGACGAAAGCGCCCTGATTCAAGCACTGCAAGGAGGACAGATTCAAGGAGCCGCCCTTGAAGTTATGGAGCATGAGCCCTTACCCGCAAATTCGCCGCTACGTAAAATGGACAACGTCGTCTTCGGATCGCACAACAGCTCGAATACGATCGAAGCCGTCTTACGCACCTCGCGTATTGCCATCGATAAGCTCAGCGCATTCTTAGAGGAATCAGCATGA